In Brassica rapa cultivar Chiifu-401-42 chromosome A06, CAAS_Brap_v3.01, whole genome shotgun sequence, a single window of DNA contains:
- the LOC117126079 gene encoding uncharacterized protein LOC117126079 — translation MDKWLFDDVPKAPLRKPVLFNLDLRVCDLICPQTKTWDLAKLQENFFDADIKLILKQKPAMGEKDAYEWVHNRWGAYTVKSGYWLACSLDQSEVRKEALARPSLNELRSKVWKVNTAPKIRIFLWKALSNALSVTDELIARGMKIDSRCQRCGFSSESINHILFSCPVARLLWAQIGFPFPPRGFENRTLLENFAYLLEIKSNKELPDALTRIFPWVLWMLWKNKNAFEFEGKEYAVEATVEKIKDDARQWFQVHLPTVNNEETCRRRNSKVQWKAPSAGFLKCNVGVAWTKSTKLAGAAWFARDSRGVVQLHSRRAFSGIDSLVEAKHLALVWAIESMAFHKINKVFFEVEAPDLVGAITRPRAWPAFRGYGAEILEVLQRIGEWELQSISREENKCAFLMARSVTKEQRLQSYVAQGEPEWLRRVLDEDRARR, via the coding sequence ATGGATAAGTGGTTGTTTGATGATGTTCCGAAGGCACCACTGAGGAAACCTGTCCTTTTCAATCTGGACTTGCGTGTTTGTGATCTGATTTGCCCTCAAACTAAGACATGGGACCTGGCAAAGTTACAAGAAAACTTCTTTGATGCGGATATAAAACTGATTTTGAAACAGAAACCGGCTATGGGGGAGAAGGATGCTTACGAGTGGGTGCATAACAGATGGGGAGCATACACAGTGAAGTCGGGGTACTGGTTAGCCTGTTCTTTGGATCAGTCGGAGGTTCGCAAGGAGGCATTGGCAAGACCTTCTCTGAATGAGCTCAGGAGTAAAGTGTGGAAGGTCAATACAGCGCCAAAAATTCGCATTTTCTTGTGGAAAGCTTTATCTAATGCACTATCAGTGACGGATGAGTTGATTGCTAGGGGGATGAAGATTGACTCAAGATGTCAAAGATGTGGTTTTTCGAGTGAATcgattaatcatattttattttcttgtccGGTTGCGAGGCTACTATGGGCACAAATTGGGTTCCCTTTTCCTCCCAGAGGTTTTGAGAACCGAACTTTACTGGAGAATTTTGCCTATCTACTGGAAATCAAATCGAATAAGGAGCTCCCTGATGCTCTTACTCGTATCTTCCCGTGGGTCCTCTGGATGCTATGGAAAAATAAGAATGCTTTTGAGTTTGAAGGTAAAGAGTACGCAGTTGAGGCTACAGTGGAGAAAATTAAAGATGATGCAAGACAATGGTTTCAGGTTCATCTCCCCACGGTGAACAATGAGGAGACTTGTCGCAGAAGGAATAGTAAGGTGCAGTGGAAAGCTCCTAGTGCTGGTTTTTTAAAGTGCAACGTAGGTGTCGCCTGGACTAAAAGTACTAAACTAGCTGGGGCGGCTTGGTTTGCTCGAGATAGCAGAGGGGTGGTTCAGTTGCATAGCAGGAGAGCTTTTAGTGGAATTGACTCATTAGTAGAAGCTAAACATCTTGCTCTTGTGTGGGCGATTGAAAGCATGGCTTTTCATAAGATAAATAAGGTGTTTTTTGAAGTAGAAGCTCCTGATTTGGTGGGTGCGATTACGAGACCTCGGGCTTGGCCTGCCTTCAGGGGCTATGGTGCGGAGATTCTTGAGGTGTTACAGAGGATAGGTGAGTGGGAGCTGCAGTCTATTTCAAGAGAGGAAAATAAATGTGCTTTCTTGATGGCGAGAAGTGTGACAAAGGAGCAACGCTTACAGTCTTATGTGGCACAAGGAGAGCCGGAATGGTTGAGACGGGTTCTTGATGAAGACAGGGCAAGGAGGTGA